The Pseudomonas hefeiensis genomic sequence CAGCAACGGCAGGGCGCGGAAAATTCCACCGCCGGTCTCCAGCGGCTCACCCTCCGGGGAGAACTGGATGCTCACGCCGAAACGTGAACCGTCTCCCAGATAATCTTCGATTTGCTGACCGAGCCAGGCGTGATTGATCACAATGTCCCTGAACCCGGCCCGAACCAAGGCACGCAGATGGTATTCGATCAAAGGAACGCCGCCGGCGCGAACCAGCGGTTTGGGCGTGGTGAGGGTCAAGGGGCGCATGCGCTCCCCCTTACCCGCCGCCAGGATCATCGCTTTCATGCCGTCGCTCCGGCCGATTGCCGCAGGCTGGAGAGCAACTGATCGAGTTCCGCCAGTTCAGGGCGACGGGCAATGACCGCTTCTATATAAGCAAAGAAGCGCGGCACATCGCCCAGGTAACGCGGCTTGCCGTCGCGGTGGCAAATACGCGCGAAAATCCCGATGACCTTGAGATGGCGCTGCACGCCCATCAGGTCGCTGGCCCGCAGGAAGTCCTCGAAGTCCGGCTGGACCGGGATGCCTAGCGCACCGGCCTGCTGCCAGTAACCCTCGAGCCAGCCGCGCACGCGCTCATCGGGCCAACTGAGAAAAGCGTCCTTGAACAGGCATGTGACGTCATAGGTCACCGGGCCATAGACCGCATCCTGAAAGTCCAGTACGCCGGGGTTCGGTTCGCTGAGCATCAGGTTGCGCGGCATATAGTCGCGATGCACCAGCACTTTCGGCTGAGCCAGCGCGCTGTTGATCAGCAGGTCGCTGGCCTGTTGCCAGAGCGCTTGTTGAGCAGCATCGAATTCGATGCCCAGTTCATGTTTGACGTACCACTCAGGAAACAGCTCCAGCTCC encodes the following:
- a CDS encoding aminoglycoside phosphotransferase family protein — encoded protein: MPDQDVRLQHLKVWLDEQLPILFVQQGWGAVPPATLTAASSDASFRRYFRWEGEGRSLIVMDAPPPQENCKPFVDIAFLLAKSGINVPKIYAEDLDRGFLLLNDLGNQTYLDVITDENADELFRDALQALMAFQQLPMVAPLPSYDVALLRRELELFPEWYVKHELGIEFDAAQQALWQQASDLLINSALAQPKVLVHRDYMPRNLMLSEPNPGVLDFQDAVYGPVTYDVTCLFKDAFLSWPDERVRGWLEGYWQQAGALGIPVQPDFEDFLRASDLMGVQRHLKVIGIFARICHRDGKPRYLGDVPRFFAYIEAVIARRPELAELDQLLSSLRQSAGATA